A genome region from Bradyrhizobium sp. WSM1417 includes the following:
- the nodC gene encoding chitooligosaccharide synthase NodC, protein MSLLATISTAAVASYALLSSVHKSAQALYALRTDASLPRYDAVDTGALPSVDVIVPCFNEDPRTLAACLKSIASQDYPGRLQVYVVDDGSANVGAVAPVHASYAYDPRVNVILLPSNVGKRKAQIAAIRRSFGDLVLNVDSDTEIAPDVVSKLVRKMQDPAVGAAMGQLTASNRNDSWLTGLIDMEYWLACNEERAAQTRFGAVMCCCGPCAMYRRSALMLLLDQYETQFFRGKPSDFGEDRHLTILMLKAGFRTEYVPDAIAATVVPDKLLPYLRQQLRWARSTYRDTLLGLHLLPGLDRYLTLDVLGQNLGPLLLAISSIAALAQLALTDSVPWWTGLTIVAMTMVRCSVAALRAGELRFLGFALHTPINIFLLLPMKAYALCTLSNSDWLSRKVAKSPDVDESKASIEDATTGPSLNRASERPGSIRRAGLSCSSSQLIAPDGIAAETD, encoded by the coding sequence CGCAGGCGCTTTATGCGCTGCGAACCGACGCCTCACTGCCGAGATACGACGCGGTCGACACCGGTGCTCTGCCTAGCGTGGATGTCATCGTGCCCTGCTTCAACGAGGACCCGCGCACGCTGGCGGCCTGCCTGAAGTCGATCGCAAGCCAGGACTACCCAGGGCGATTGCAGGTCTATGTGGTCGATGACGGCTCTGCAAATGTCGGTGCAGTGGCCCCGGTCCACGCGAGCTACGCGTATGACCCGAGGGTCAACGTCATTCTGCTGCCAAGCAACGTTGGAAAGCGCAAGGCGCAGATCGCCGCGATACGCCGGTCATTCGGCGATCTCGTGCTCAACGTCGATTCCGACACGGAAATCGCGCCCGACGTGGTCAGCAAGCTCGTACGCAAGATGCAGGATCCAGCCGTCGGCGCGGCCATGGGTCAATTGACGGCCAGCAACCGCAACGACAGCTGGCTGACCGGATTGATCGACATGGAGTACTGGTTGGCTTGCAACGAGGAGCGCGCGGCGCAAACGCGCTTTGGTGCGGTCATGTGCTGCTGCGGGCCCTGTGCCATGTACCGCCGTTCCGCGCTCATGTTGCTGCTGGACCAGTACGAGACCCAGTTTTTCCGGGGAAAGCCGAGCGACTTCGGTGAGGACCGCCATCTCACCATACTCATGCTCAAGGCGGGGTTTCGAACCGAGTACGTTCCGGACGCCATCGCCGCCACGGTGGTTCCGGACAAGCTCTTGCCATATCTGCGCCAACAGCTCCGCTGGGCGCGGAGCACTTACCGCGACACGCTGCTCGGTCTGCACCTGCTGCCCGGCCTCGATCGGTATCTCACGCTCGATGTGCTCGGACAGAACCTCGGGCCGCTGCTGCTCGCCATCTCATCGATCGCCGCGCTCGCTCAGCTCGCGCTCACGGACAGCGTGCCCTGGTGGACCGGTCTGACCATCGTCGCGATGACCATGGTTCGATGCAGCGTGGCGGCGCTTCGCGCCGGCGAGCTTCGATTTCTCGGATTCGCGCTGCACACCCCGATCAACATCTTCCTCCTGCTTCCGATGAAAGCCTACGCGCTCTGCACCTTGAGCAATAGCGACTGGCTTTCGCGCAAAGTAGCGAAATCACCAGACGTTGATGAATCGAAGGCCTCGATCGAAGACGCGACAACTGGACCAAGTCTTAACCGGGCATCGGAAAGGCCTGGCTCAATTCGCAGGGCAGGCCTTTCGTGCTCTTCCTCGCAGCTGATCGCGCCGGATGGCATTGCGGCAGAGACTGACTGA
- the nodS gene encoding nodulation methyltransferase NodS: MSVDNTYQSLERELANDDPWRLDDNPFERERHTQLLRLSLSSGAVSTGLEIGCAAGAFTEKLAPHCNRLTVIDVMPRAIGRAVQRTKRWSHISWAATDILQFSTEELFDLIVVAEVLYYLEDVTQMRTAIDKMVKMLAPGGHLIFGSARDATCRRWGHVAGAETVIAILTEALIEVERVQCQGQSADEDCLLVRFRNPEQSSVRPNGRA, translated from the coding sequence GTGAGCGTAGACAACACATATCAGTCGTTGGAACGGGAGCTGGCTAACGACGATCCGTGGCGGCTTGACGACAATCCGTTTGAACGTGAGCGTCACACCCAATTGCTGCGGCTATCGCTGTCGAGCGGTGCCGTCTCAACCGGCCTCGAGATCGGGTGCGCGGCCGGTGCATTCACGGAGAAGCTTGCTCCTCACTGCAACCGGCTCACGGTCATCGATGTTATGCCGCGAGCGATCGGTCGAGCGGTCCAGCGCACCAAGAGGTGGTCGCATATCAGCTGGGCGGCGACCGATATTCTGCAGTTCTCGACCGAAGAGCTGTTCGATCTGATCGTGGTCGCCGAAGTTCTCTACTATCTCGAAGACGTGACGCAGATGCGTACCGCAATCGACAAGATGGTGAAGATGCTTGCTCCAGGTGGGCATCTGATCTTCGGATCTGCGCGTGATGCCACCTGTAGGCGATGGGGGCATGTCGCCGGCGCCGAAACAGTCATCGCGATTTTGACTGAAGCGCTCATTGAGGTCGAACGCGTGCAGTGCCAAGGGCAGTCGGCTGACGAAGACTGCTTGTTGGTCCGCTTTCGCAATCCGGAGCAATCTTCGGTCCGTCCCAACGGCCGAGCTTGA
- the nodU gene encoding nodulation protein NodU: MRICGIKLTHDGAVALIEDGRLVFCVEQEKLNNNPRYQTIDNLDAVVSSLAEHGLDPTDVDQFVIDGWDGESESQFEVLSGTTTIKLKGAPYVERQGDSPLASRDRIGLMLDGKLYPYRSYPHVTGHVTSAYCASSFAKTAQPAFCLVWDGCMFPRLYYVEPHGIRFIECLFPMIGHAYAAAGHHFGPYSRADRTGWDLGIAGKLMAYIALGSADADIVRTFQELYQAHFASSAEGACPDLADINSAQTPLEALHDFFDACATRLKAERAEDVLASFHVFLEQLLVRKISDVVQRHSDLAGARNLCIAGGCGLNIKWNSAFRATGLFDAVWVPPFPNDSGSAIGAACAALAAQQGFKALDWSVYSGPSVRPTEVPPEWEGAPCTMGELAAILASDKPVVFLAGRAELGPRALGGRSILAAPSWEGMKNHLNDIKLREHFRPVAPICLEDRALEIFTPGTPDPYMLFDHQTRPEWRDKIPAVVHLDGSARLQTVSRASEHKVAELLIEFEKLTAIPLLCNTSANLHGRGFFPDAAAACHWGRVDHVWCDGLLWTKKRADEESARATSVAMA, from the coding sequence ATGCGTATCTGCGGTATCAAGTTGACGCATGACGGGGCAGTCGCTCTGATCGAGGACGGCCGGCTGGTGTTTTGTGTCGAACAGGAGAAGCTGAACAACAATCCGCGTTATCAAACCATTGACAACCTGGATGCCGTTGTTAGCTCCTTGGCGGAGCACGGGCTGGATCCAACCGATGTTGATCAGTTCGTCATTGATGGCTGGGATGGAGAGTCCGAATCCCAGTTTGAAGTCCTTAGTGGGACGACGACCATCAAGCTCAAGGGCGCGCCGTATGTCGAACGGCAAGGCGATAGCCCCCTAGCTTCCCGCGATCGCATTGGCCTCATGCTCGATGGCAAGCTGTATCCCTATCGAAGCTATCCGCACGTCACCGGGCATGTAACATCCGCATACTGCGCCAGCTCATTCGCCAAAACCGCACAACCTGCTTTCTGCTTGGTGTGGGACGGCTGCATGTTTCCACGCCTTTATTATGTAGAGCCCCACGGCATCCGGTTCATCGAGTGCCTGTTTCCAATGATCGGCCACGCCTATGCGGCGGCAGGACATCACTTTGGACCTTACAGCCGGGCGGACCGGACTGGCTGGGACCTCGGTATTGCCGGAAAGCTGATGGCCTATATCGCGCTGGGATCTGCCGATGCGGACATCGTTCGAACGTTTCAGGAACTCTATCAGGCGCACTTTGCCAGCAGTGCCGAGGGAGCTTGTCCTGACCTTGCAGACATCAATAGCGCACAAACGCCACTTGAAGCCCTGCATGACTTCTTCGATGCCTGCGCAACGCGATTGAAGGCCGAGCGAGCCGAAGACGTGCTTGCGTCGTTTCACGTCTTTCTGGAGCAGCTGCTGGTTCGCAAAATTTCTGATGTTGTGCAGCGGCACTCCGATCTTGCGGGGGCGCGTAACCTCTGCATTGCGGGCGGCTGTGGTCTGAACATTAAGTGGAATAGTGCGTTTCGAGCGACCGGGCTGTTTGATGCCGTGTGGGTACCGCCCTTTCCAAACGACAGCGGCTCAGCGATCGGTGCTGCTTGCGCCGCACTTGCGGCACAACAAGGCTTTAAAGCCCTGGACTGGTCGGTCTACAGTGGGCCGTCCGTTCGTCCGACCGAAGTCCCGCCCGAGTGGGAGGGCGCGCCCTGCACTATGGGCGAACTTGCGGCAATCCTCGCGAGCGACAAGCCCGTGGTCTTCCTTGCCGGGCGTGCCGAGCTCGGACCACGAGCCTTAGGTGGGAGAAGTATTCTTGCAGCTCCCAGCTGGGAGGGAATGAAGAATCACCTCAACGACATCAAACTCCGTGAGCATTTCAGGCCGGTAGCGCCGATATGCTTGGAGGATCGTGCCCTGGAGATTTTTACCCCAGGAACACCCGATCCATACATGCTGTTCGATCACCAGACGAGACCGGAATGGCGGGACAAAATTCCCGCTGTCGTACATCTCGATGGATCTGCTCGGCTGCAGACGGTTTCCAGAGCCTCTGAGCACAAAGTGGCCGAGCTTCTCATCGAATTCGAGAAGCTCACAGCCATTCCGCTGCTCTGCAATACCAGCGCCAATCTACATGGACGCGGCTTTTTCCCAGATGCTGCAGCGGCGTGCCATTGGGGACGCGTCGATCACGTCTGGTGTGACGGCCTGCTTTGGACAAAAAAGCGCGCGGACGAGGAATCGGCGCGAGCAACATCCGTCGCGATGGCCTAA
- the nodI gene encoding nodulation factor ABC transporter ATP-binding protein NodI, which produces MSTAAIDLFEVSKSYNGKIVVDDLSFTVSPGECFGLLGPNGAGKSTLARLILGVASPDAGKICVLGEPVPARARLARRGIGVVPQFDNLDLQLTVRENLLVFGRYFAMSATEVKAVTPALLEFARLENKADARVGELSGGMKRRLTLARALINDPQLLVLDEPTTGLDPHGRHLIWERLRSLLGLGKTILLTTHFMEEAERLCDRLCVLEHGRKIAEGQPHALIQEQIGCQVIEIYGGDPHELLPLVSPQVQRAEVSGETLFCYVTNPEQVRLRLANRTDLRLLQRPPNLEDVFLRLTGREMKD; this is translated from the coding sequence ATGTCTACCGCGGCAATCGATCTTTTCGAGGTGAGCAAGTCCTACAACGGCAAGATCGTCGTTGACGACCTTTCGTTTACGGTCTCGCCCGGAGAGTGCTTCGGTCTACTGGGGCCGAACGGCGCGGGCAAGAGCACGCTTGCGCGTTTAATCCTGGGTGTCGCATCGCCGGACGCAGGTAAGATCTGCGTGCTCGGCGAGCCGGTGCCTGCACGTGCGCGCTTAGCGCGCCGGGGCATCGGGGTCGTCCCACAGTTCGATAACCTTGATCTTCAGCTCACGGTTCGCGAAAACTTGCTCGTTTTCGGGCGCTACTTCGCCATGAGCGCGACAGAGGTCAAAGCGGTCACGCCGGCACTGCTCGAATTCGCCCGGCTGGAAAACAAGGCGGATGCTCGCGTCGGCGAACTGTCCGGGGGCATGAAGCGGCGGTTGACGCTGGCTCGGGCCCTGATTAACGACCCGCAGCTTTTGGTGCTTGACGAGCCGACGACCGGCCTCGATCCGCACGGCCGGCACCTGATTTGGGAACGCTTGCGCTCGCTATTGGGACTCGGAAAAACGATTCTTCTCACGACCCACTTCATGGAAGAGGCCGAGCGACTGTGTGACCGCCTGTGCGTGCTTGAGCACGGCCGTAAGATCGCCGAAGGCCAGCCTCACGCGCTCATCCAGGAGCAGATCGGCTGCCAGGTGATCGAGATTTACGGTGGCGATCCGCATGAACTGCTGCCGCTGGTCAGCCCGCAAGTGCAGCGCGCTGAGGTGAGCGGGGAGACTCTGTTTTGCTATGTCACCAATCCAGAGCAGGTGCGCCTCCGGCTCGCCAACCGCACCGATCTCCGCCTTCTGCAGCGTCCCCCAAATCTGGAGGATGTTTTCTTGCGGTTAACCGGGCGAGAGATGAAGGACTGA
- a CDS encoding ABC transporter permease — protein sequence MRQRFAPALPANPWNWIAIWRRNFLVWRKVALASILGNLAEPMSSLFGLGFGLGMIIGGVDGTSYISFLAAGMIAISAMVAATFETIYAAYARMQTNCMWEAVLCTPLTLGDIVLGELAWAASKALLAGTAITIVAVTLGYAEWSSIPYALPAIALTGLTFASLAMVVAALAPSHDYFIFYQSLILTPMMYLSGTIFPVSQLPGSFQRIAAFLPLTHAVDLIRPAMLGRSVDSVGMHMGALCLYAAVPFVVAAVLLQRRLMR from the coding sequence ATGCGGCAACGTTTTGCGCCTGCACTCCCTGCCAATCCATGGAACTGGATCGCCATATGGCGCAGAAATTTTCTGGTTTGGCGGAAAGTAGCCTTGGCGTCGATTCTTGGCAATCTGGCCGAGCCGATGAGCTCTCTGTTCGGTCTTGGTTTTGGCCTTGGAATGATCATAGGTGGCGTCGATGGGACCTCATACATCTCATTCCTTGCGGCTGGCATGATCGCCATAAGCGCAATGGTCGCCGCAACCTTTGAAACGATCTATGCAGCTTACGCTCGCATGCAGACGAACTGCATGTGGGAGGCAGTGCTCTGTACACCGCTTACGCTCGGCGACATTGTTCTCGGTGAACTGGCATGGGCAGCGAGCAAGGCCTTGCTGGCCGGGACGGCGATCACGATTGTTGCCGTAACACTCGGTTATGCGGAGTGGTCATCCATTCCCTATGCATTACCAGCCATCGCACTGACTGGTCTCACTTTCGCGAGCCTCGCAATGGTCGTTGCAGCACTTGCACCGAGCCATGACTATTTCATCTTCTACCAATCACTCATTCTCACGCCCATGATGTATTTGAGCGGAACGATCTTCCCAGTGAGCCAGTTGCCAGGTTCATTTCAACGCATAGCGGCCTTCCTGCCGCTGACGCATGCGGTCGATCTCATTCGTCCAGCAATGCTCGGTCGGTCGGTCGACAGCGTCGGCATGCATATGGGCGCACTGTGTCTTTACGCGGCAGTTCCATTTGTCGTCGCGGCCGTGCTGCTTCAGCGGCGCCTGATGCGGTGA
- a CDS encoding carbamoyltransferase, producing the protein MLCLGLSGGLDRVYENPLELPNTFLHDGAAVLVKDGRVIAAVEEERLNRIKHSNKLPSSAIEYCLAAAGVELRDVDRIAFYASEAYCNAMLERLLISQPESSVPTDANLLLRHLLAAEFGTEIDPSRVSFVGHHQAHAVSALAMSGFEESLVLAVDGCGDFLSGLLAVGSGTEMTELATFPENNSLGLFYLETIRYLGYGLFDEYKVMGLAPYGDPARYRELFAKFYELSANGGYRVHLDRIGPALLRNIEVRRKGMPFTQQHRDVSASLQEALERIVFHILRHYRESTGMKRLCLAGGVAHNCTLNGKLLYSGLFEDIFVQPAAHDAGCALGAALMVSNEAGKPAPRERLQAVYWGPDVGSDDSIEQELKGWAGHLEIERAADVSARAAEWIADGAVIGWVQGRSEFGPRALGNRSILADPRPAANKERINAMVKKRESYRPFAPSVLEEDAGAFFELPDGRAEYPFMNFVVRVREPKRPLLGAITHIDGTARLQTVSRTTNAAYWDLINAFKSRTGVPILLNTSFNNNAEPIIDSVADAITAFLSTELDGLVVGSFLVKKRATTLENWTALTVSLPPHVSLYRVRAHAGRERQETVCEVRIDHSNRDGVRVSHDLFEMLMQIEKEAVVGDLLDSVTSDGAKREALVMELRGLWDQRRIRLHPSRNARL; encoded by the coding sequence ATGTTGTGTCTAGGACTGAGTGGTGGGCTCGACAGGGTCTATGAAAACCCGCTTGAGCTACCGAACACGTTTCTGCACGACGGCGCTGCGGTACTTGTCAAAGACGGGCGCGTGATCGCCGCCGTCGAAGAGGAGCGCCTCAATCGGATCAAACACTCAAACAAGCTCCCGAGCAGTGCGATCGAATACTGTCTTGCAGCCGCGGGCGTGGAGCTTCGCGACGTCGATCGTATTGCGTTCTACGCCAGTGAAGCCTATTGCAACGCGATGCTTGAACGGCTCTTGATATCACAGCCGGAAAGTTCAGTTCCCACCGATGCCAATCTGCTGTTGCGGCACCTTTTAGCGGCGGAATTCGGTACCGAAATTGATCCCTCGCGGGTGTCATTCGTGGGCCACCATCAGGCCCATGCCGTGAGCGCTCTGGCGATGTCGGGTTTTGAAGAAAGCCTGGTTCTCGCGGTCGACGGTTGTGGCGACTTTCTGTCGGGGCTCTTGGCGGTCGGGTCGGGCACCGAAATGACCGAGCTTGCGACGTTTCCAGAGAATAACTCTCTCGGACTGTTCTATCTGGAGACGATCCGATACCTCGGTTACGGCCTGTTCGACGAGTATAAGGTCATGGGACTGGCTCCCTACGGAGATCCCGCTCGCTATCGCGAGCTGTTTGCCAAATTCTATGAGCTCTCCGCAAACGGTGGCTACCGCGTTCACCTCGACCGTATCGGCCCGGCATTGCTGCGCAATATCGAGGTCCGGCGAAAAGGAATGCCGTTCACGCAACAGCATCGAGATGTGAGCGCATCGTTGCAGGAGGCGCTTGAGCGGATCGTGTTTCACATTCTTCGGCATTATCGTGAGTCGACCGGAATGAAACGGTTGTGCCTGGCTGGCGGAGTGGCCCACAACTGCACTCTGAACGGAAAACTTTTGTATTCAGGTCTGTTCGAGGACATCTTCGTGCAGCCCGCCGCGCATGATGCCGGATGCGCATTGGGCGCAGCACTGATGGTATCTAACGAAGCCGGCAAGCCGGCGCCCCGCGAGCGACTGCAAGCGGTATATTGGGGGCCGGATGTCGGCAGCGACGATAGCATTGAACAGGAACTGAAGGGATGGGCCGGACACCTGGAGATTGAACGGGCCGCTGACGTTTCAGCCAGAGCGGCCGAGTGGATTGCGGATGGCGCCGTGATCGGGTGGGTACAGGGCCGGTCCGAGTTCGGCCCGCGCGCGCTCGGCAATCGCAGCATTCTGGCGGACCCCAGGCCCGCCGCAAACAAGGAGCGGATCAACGCGATGGTCAAGAAGCGCGAAAGCTATCGTCCATTTGCGCCGTCAGTTCTGGAGGAGGATGCGGGCGCCTTCTTCGAGTTGCCGGATGGTCGCGCAGAGTACCCCTTCATGAACTTCGTCGTTCGCGTGCGAGAACCCAAGCGTCCTTTGCTGGGCGCGATCACGCATATCGATGGTACGGCTCGGCTGCAGACGGTTTCCCGCACGACCAATGCCGCTTATTGGGACCTCATCAATGCGTTCAAGAGCCGGACCGGCGTCCCAATTCTGCTTAATACGTCCTTTAACAACAATGCCGAACCGATCATCGATTCCGTTGCCGATGCGATTACGGCGTTTTTGTCGACCGAGCTGGATGGCCTTGTCGTCGGGTCATTTCTCGTCAAGAAGCGGGCAACAACGCTCGAAAACTGGACTGCGCTCACTGTGTCACTGCCGCCCCATGTATCTCTTTACCGCGTTCGCGCTCATGCGGGTCGAGAACGCCAGGAAACAGTCTGTGAGGTTCGCATAGATCACTCCAACCGTGATGGCGTGCGCGTTTCGCATGATCTGTTCGAAATGCTGATGCAAATTGAGAAGGAAGCTGTTGTTGGCGATCTTCTCGACAGCGTCACCTCTGATGGGGCCAAGAGGGAGGCTCTCGTGATGGAGCTGCGCGGGCTCTGGGATCAGCGCCGCATTCGGCTGCATCCATCACGGAATGCGCGTTTGTAA
- a CDS encoding nodulation protein NodZ: protein MTNERFVISRRRTGFGDCLWSLASAWSYAQRTGRTLVIDWRGSCYVDQPFSNAFPVFFEPVEEIAGVPVICDDRINQLSFPGPFYPSWWNRPSIDCINRPDEQIFRERDELTELFQAREDNQANTIVCDACLMWRCAEEAERLIFRNIKLRSEIKTRIEALYEDHFSGHSVIGVHVRHGNGEDVMGHAPYWADSELALRQVCMAIHKAKALPYPKPVKVFLCTDSAQVLDHVSGLFPDVFAVPKRFQADRAGPLHSAEMGIEGGASALVDMYLLARCATVIRFPPTSAFTRYARLLVPRIIEFDLSNPEHLTMIDNPYEHFAAS from the coding sequence TTGACGAACGAACGCTTTGTTATTTCTCGGAGGCGTACTGGTTTTGGTGATTGCCTCTGGTCGTTGGCGTCAGCCTGGTCGTATGCGCAGCGGACCGGGCGAACGCTCGTCATCGATTGGCGCGGTTCGTGCTATGTCGATCAGCCGTTCAGCAACGCCTTTCCGGTGTTCTTCGAGCCGGTTGAGGAGATCGCTGGCGTGCCGGTGATTTGCGATGATCGGATCAACCAGCTCTCGTTCCCCGGACCGTTCTACCCGAGTTGGTGGAATAGGCCGTCAATCGACTGCATCAATCGTCCGGACGAGCAGATTTTCCGAGAACGTGACGAACTGACCGAGCTGTTCCAGGCACGAGAGGATAACCAAGCCAACACCATTGTCTGTGACGCTTGCCTGATGTGGCGTTGTGCCGAGGAAGCCGAACGACTGATTTTTCGGAACATCAAACTCAGGTCCGAGATTAAAACGCGGATCGAGGCTTTGTATGAGGACCACTTCAGCGGCCACAGCGTCATCGGCGTTCATGTTCGGCACGGCAATGGCGAAGATGTCATGGGGCATGCGCCGTACTGGGCCGATTCAGAGCTCGCGCTTCGTCAGGTGTGCATGGCCATCCATAAAGCCAAGGCGTTGCCATATCCAAAGCCGGTAAAGGTTTTCCTGTGCACGGATAGTGCACAGGTGCTCGATCACGTATCGGGTCTGTTTCCCGATGTCTTCGCCGTACCAAAACGGTTCCAGGCCGATCGGGCAGGGCCGTTGCATAGTGCGGAAATGGGAATTGAAGGTGGAGCTTCCGCTCTCGTCGACATGTATCTTCTTGCGCGATGCGCTACCGTGATCCGCTTTCCCCCAACCAGCGCCTTCACGCGCTATGCCCGTCTGCTCGTGCCACGCATTATTGAGTTTGATCTGAGCAATCCGGAGCATTTGACGATGATCGATAACCCATACGAGCATTTCGCCGCTTCATGA
- the nifA gene encoding nif-specific transcriptional activator NifA yields MLDGVSPRENPNSTPEADPSDYIVPSQQKSLNTIFEIAHTLTALCRLEAKMASVIECLRSLLPMRRGIVCLLDHDGTPEIFVGGDGSEAHDERSGLRLPRGAIDQILTTRRPLIVEDVALHSAFTPSDLRMLDAAGTTRVAFIGVPIDIGDKVVGTLSVDRIADDRSRAQLQDDLGLLTMVASLLGQTAKLHRVSARDRERLMDEEFRQQKQLSELKPHGRERKKVEVDGIIGDSPALCALLEKVEVIAKSNSTVLLRGESGTGKELVAKAIHERSARVKRPFIKLNCAALTETVLESELFGHEKGAFTSAFNARKGRFELADKGTLFLDEIGEISASFQAKLLRVLQEQEFERVGGNQTIKVDVRVIAATNKNLEEAVARNEFRADLYYRINVVPLLLPPLRERRTDIPLLAARFLENFNKENGRALTLDPGAIDVLVNCAFPGNVRELENCMRRTATLAQGSSIVRDDFACCQGECLSVKLWKCGPEELGRQPSPTISLPASLSMPPTQAVPHVQPVSGELTPLEPPGRPVIGAAKVIDRERLIAAMERSGWVQAKAARLLGLTPRQIGYALRRLGIEIKRF; encoded by the coding sequence ATGCTGGATGGCGTTTCCCCACGCGAAAATCCAAACTCAACCCCCGAGGCGGACCCTTCCGACTATATTGTGCCGTCGCAACAGAAATCGCTAAACACGATCTTTGAAATAGCGCACACCCTCACCGCCCTCTGCCGGCTAGAAGCCAAGATGGCGAGCGTCATCGAGTGTCTGCGGTCGCTTTTGCCGATGCGGCGCGGCATCGTATGTCTCCTCGATCACGACGGAACGCCGGAGATCTTCGTAGGCGGCGACGGGAGCGAGGCGCACGATGAGCGCAGTGGGCTACGCTTGCCGCGAGGAGCAATTGATCAGATCTTGACGACGCGGCGGCCGCTTATCGTGGAGGATGTAGCGCTGCATTCGGCCTTCACTCCTTCGGACCTCCGCATGCTAGATGCGGCCGGCACGACCCGTGTCGCCTTCATCGGCGTTCCCATCGACATTGGCGACAAAGTTGTTGGCACGCTGAGCGTCGACCGAATCGCGGATGATAGGTCGCGTGCGCAGCTTCAGGATGACCTCGGCCTGCTGACCATGGTCGCTAGCTTGCTGGGCCAGACGGCAAAGCTGCATCGTGTGTCAGCGCGCGATCGCGAGCGGCTTATGGACGAGGAGTTTCGGCAGCAGAAGCAGCTGTCGGAGCTCAAGCCTCATGGGCGGGAGCGTAAGAAGGTTGAAGTTGACGGAATCATAGGCGACAGCCCTGCGCTATGCGCCTTACTTGAGAAGGTCGAGGTGATCGCAAAATCAAACAGCACGGTTCTGCTGCGTGGCGAATCGGGTACCGGCAAAGAGCTGGTCGCGAAGGCTATTCACGAGCGTTCGGCGCGCGTCAAGCGCCCGTTTATCAAGCTCAATTGCGCAGCTCTCACCGAGACGGTGCTGGAATCCGAATTGTTCGGTCATGAGAAGGGGGCGTTTACAAGCGCATTCAACGCGCGCAAGGGCCGCTTCGAGCTCGCCGACAAGGGAACGTTGTTTTTGGACGAAATTGGAGAGATTTCGGCCTCGTTCCAGGCGAAACTGTTGCGCGTGTTGCAGGAGCAGGAATTCGAGCGCGTGGGCGGCAATCAGACGATCAAAGTGGACGTCCGCGTGATTGCAGCCACGAACAAGAATCTTGAAGAGGCGGTGGCAAGAAACGAGTTTCGCGCCGATCTATATTATCGCATCAACGTGGTTCCTCTGCTGCTGCCGCCCCTGCGCGAAAGACGTACTGATATTCCGCTTCTCGCCGCTCGATTCTTGGAGAACTTTAACAAAGAGAACGGCCGTGCTCTGACCTTGGATCCAGGTGCGATTGACGTGCTTGTGAATTGCGCATTTCCCGGTAATGTCCGCGAGCTCGAGAACTGCATGCGGCGGACCGCGACCCTAGCGCAAGGATCGTCGATCGTAAGAGACGATTTTGCGTGCTGCCAAGGGGAATGCCTGTCGGTCAAGCTATGGAAGTGCGGACCAGAGGAATTGGGGCGACAGCCGAGCCCGACAATCTCACTGCCCGCGAGCCTGAGCATGCCGCCAACACAAGCTGTGCCACATGTTCAGCCGGTCAGTGGCGAACTGACCCCGCTTGAGCCCCCCGGCCGACCTGTAATAGGCGCGGCGAAGGTCATCGATCGCGAGCGCCTTATCGCTGCGATGGAAAGGTCCGGGTGGGTACAGGCCAAGGCGGCACGCCTGCTTGGACTGACGCCGCGCCAGATTGGGTATGCATTGAGAAGGCTGGGCATCGAGATCAAGCGCTTCTGA